The Mytilus galloprovincialis chromosome 2, xbMytGall1.hap1.1, whole genome shotgun sequence genome has a window encoding:
- the LOC143063775 gene encoding toll-like receptor 4 encodes MNMYNSVKCICVLYIWNVCLTCCSTKHCTVTYSEKVVTCDCSNMDFHTVPRHIPTNTTILDLSSNNIALLHNETFIQLAKLRTLIIHTSRLRYIDVNAFKGLANLQTLDLSANFLDVGSLPMCVFNSTPNLLNLQLSDNTFSEEYPDTSLSFLSNLQSLSINGIRNGRFGDGFKYLKKLKILHFKPCFITHLTNETFLVFDNLPIEDIAISCAIRKVEYGTLAPFKSLNVLKLSYNSLIRLSDLIPILIPLKDRNMSEIDLSYNYRARTGSDILTPEHFRILGQICLKSLILAKNQISVIRSGSISSIKYKNCLEHLDLSRNNIYGDTGSALELFQLTGLKTIDASQQDLLSPWDVGSLSRNISPKTSKFLMFPDNNVSEVFKRGSTIYTFPLPPNLEEIFAERIVIKALHLANVNVTHGRKLRVLDLNWTPFKSCTGRLRGIDHLEILKVSGFNCSLIDLSVFQSFKKLKVLESRSANLGRGLQEDKDGKILKGLIELQQIDFSANQFKYLNPLLFKSQYKSLLKLILSSNILTEINMKFSKFSKLNYIDLSDNRIRYLERGTTKELDVLNIKSMNKLELLLQGNIFECNCDSLHFIAWLHFTNVTLDNGGNYSCRYFDGSYKTTAFAFQNLHDIKTMCVSKVWLIFSVLLSVLLIIIIVASSIAYKYRITLQYWYLTIRRKYRHYSKLEGESKEYRYSAFVAYHNADYKWVCGPLSTFLEKEKEQSLCLHHRDFLAGNLIADNIVEAVSQSRKVILVISETFLESSWCEFELDMARMQMFQESRNMLIVILVQNIPAKSMPKSLLRIWNKVTCLEAYDSDILIENDNFEHIFWNRLYEAVLL; translated from the coding sequence ATGAATATGTATAATTCAGTGAAGTGCATTTGTGTATTGTATATATGGAATGTTTGTTTAACATGCTGTTCTACCAAACATTGCACTGTGACATATTCCGAAAAAGTTGTCACATGTGACTGTTCAAACATGGATTTCCACACAGTTCCGAGACATATACCAACCAACACAACGATATTAGATTTATCAAGCAACAATATAGCTTTGCTACATAATGAAACATTCATACAGTTGGCTAAACTTCGAACATTGATCATTCATACATCAAGATTAAGATACATTGATGTGAATGCGTTTAAAGGCCTTGCGAATCTTCAAACTCTTGATCTCAGTGCGAACTTTTTGGATGTTGGATCGTTACCTATGTGTGTGTTCAACAGTACTCCTAATTTACTAAATTTACAGTTATCCGATAATACATTCTCTGAAGAATATCCCGATACCTCCTTAAGTTTTCTCTCTAACCTACAGAGTCTAAGCATCAATGGTATTCGAAATGGACGTTTTGGTGatggttttaaatatttgaaaaaacttaaaatattgcattttaagcCATGCTTCATCACGCATCTAACAAATGAAACATTCTTAGTGTTCGACAATTTACCTATAGAAGACATTGCTATCTCTTGTGCAATTAGGAAAGTTGAATATGGAACACTTGCTCCTTTTAAATCACTAAATGTATTAAAGTTATCTTATAATTCATTAATACGTTTATCGGATTTGATACCCATTCTTATACCGTTGAAAGACAGGAATATGAGCGAAATTGATTTGTCTTACAATTATAGAGCTCGTACTGGATCTGACATCTTAACACCTGAACATTTCAGAATTCTGggtcaaatttgtttaaaaagctTAATACTAGCAAAAAATCAAATTAGCGTTATCAGATCAGGTTCGATTTCTTCCATAAAATACAAGAATTGTTTAGAACATTTAGATCTTTCGCGGAATAACATATATGGCGATACAGGTTCAGCGCTTGAATTATTCCAGCTGACAGGTTTAAAAACAATAGATGCATCACAACAGGACCTACTTAGTCCTTGGGATGTCGGATCGCTCAGTCGTAACATATCCCCCAAGACATCCAAGTTTTTGATGTTCCCAGATAACAATGTGTCAGAAGTCTTCAAAAGGGGCAGTACTATTTACACTTTTCCCTTACCGCCTAATTTAGAGGAAATTTTTGCCGAACGTATAGTTATAAAAGCCTTACATCTTGCAAATGTTAACGTAACACATGGACGTAAATTAAGAGTATTAGATTTAAACTGGACTCCATTTAAAAGTTGCACTGGACGTTTACGTGGAATTGACCACCTTGAGATATTAAAAGTATCCGGATTCAATTGTTCGTTAATTGATTTATCAGTTTTTCAGTCATTTAAAAAACTGAAAGTTCTAGAAAGTCGAAGCGCAAATTTAGGTCGTGGTTTACAAGAAGACAAGGATGGAAAAATTCTGAAAGGACTGATTGAACTTCAACAAATTGACTTTTCAGCAAaccaatttaaatatttaaacccTTTATTGTTCAAATCTCAGTACAAATCGTTATTGAAGTTAATTTTGTCAAGTAATATTCTAACAGAGATTAATAtgaagttttcaaaattttcaaaattgaattacATTGATTTATCAGATAATAGAATTAGATATTTAGAGAGAGGAACAACAAAAGAATTAGATGTGTTGAACATCAAATCAATGAATAAACTTGAACTGCTGTTACAAGGCAATATTTTTGAATGCAACTGTGATTCTTTGCATTTTATAGCATGGCTTCATTTTACGAATGTGACGCTAGACAATGGGGGAAACTACTCGTGCAGGTACTTTGACGGCAGCTATAAAACAACAGCATTTGCATTCCAAAATTTGCATGACATAAAAACAATGTGTGTTTCCAAAGTATGGCTGATTTTCTCTGTGTTATTATCAgttttattgataattataatTGTAGCTAGTAGTATAGCATACAAATACAGGATAACTCTTCAATATTGGTACCTAACTATTCGCCGGAAATACCGCCATTATTCTAAATTGGAGGGTGAGTCAAAGGAGTATAGATATAGCGCGTTTGTGGCGTATCACAATGCAGACTACAAATGGGTGTGTGGTCCACTGAGTACATTTCTCGAAAAAGAAAAGGAACAATCTTTGTGTCTGCATCATCGTGATTTTTTAGCTGGTAACCTAATAGCGGATAATATTGTTGAAGCTGTCTCTCAAAGTCGAAAAGTTATTTTAGTGATAAGTGAAACATTTCTGGAAAGTTCTTGGTGTGAATTCGAACTTGATATGGCTCGAATGCAAATGTTTCAAGAAAGTCGTAATATGTTGATTGTTATTTTAGTCCAAAATATTCCAGCTAAAAGTATGCCTAAATCTCTTTTACGGATTTGGAACAAAGTTACGTGCCTAGAGGCATATGATAGTGATATTCTTattgaaaatgacaattttgaacatatattttggAATCGTTTATATGAAGCTGTACttttatga